Below is a window of Lacrimispora xylanolytica DNA.
ATAATAATTCCTCCTGCTGTAGTATTTCTTCCTCCCCCATAGCCTCTACATCAAATATGGCATTTAAAAGCTTTCTGGCATATGGATGAGACGCTTGACCAATGATTTCCACACTTCTCATCTCTGCCACCTGCCCCTGATACAGAAATAGTACATGAGTGCATAAGTAGGTGACTGAGGTTAAGTCATGAGTGATAAAAATATAAGTTAGTTCCTTATCTTTTTGTATCTGTTTTAATAAGTCCATGATCTGAACCTGAGTATGGGCATCCAAAGAACTGATGGCTTCATCAAAAAGAATGACCTCCGGGTTTACAGCCAATGCCCGTGCAATGCACACACGCTGAAGCTGCCCTCCGCTCAGCTCGTGAGGCAGCCGCTCCTTATAGCTGGTGCACAGTCCTACAAACTCCAGAAGCTCATCTATTTCCTTTTCCTTATTAAGTGAAATGCCCTCCCGCCGTTCCCTGGCCCGTAAGCCCTCACCAATCAGGCCCCTGACCGTAAATCTTGGGTTTGCAGATGTGGTGTAATCCTGGAATACCACGCTTATTACTGCCTTTTTTTCTCCTTTTTTCCGTTTTCCCATTGGCTCCCCATGGAAAAGAAGATGGCCCTTATCCGGCTTTAACAGACCGCAAATCACTCTTCCCAGAGTGCTTTTCCCGCTTCCGCTTTCTCCAAGGATTCCAAGACACTCTCCTTTTTTTACCTCAAAAGAGACATCTGTAAGAACCTGCTGGCGATCCACGCCCCACAGCCGTGTCTGGTTTTCCTTTTTAAAGCTGACGTAAATATGTTCTGCCTTAATCATAAACCAATTCCTCCCTTTTTGCGAACCGCCTGATGATATTTCTCCATAACTGCCCTTTTCTTTTCCACAAGCAGCCTGGTATAAGGATCCTGGGGATTTTCGTAGATTCTGGAGAAGGTCCCTTTATCCGCTACACTACCCTGGTTCAATACAAGTACCTGATCCGATATGGCAGATATGACCCCAAGATCATGGCTGATAAAGATCATAGAAATTTTAGACTGCTTTTTAATTCGCACAAATTCCTTCATAATCTCATATTGGGTGATGGCATCAATGGCAGTTGTCGGTTCATCGGCAATAATCAGGTCCGGCTCCATGGACATGGCAAGTCCTATCATGATTCTCTGTAACATGCCGCCGCTTAGCTGATGAGGATATTTCTTTAAGACTTCTCTTGGGTTTGAGATTCTCATGGATGTCAAAACCTCCACCGATTGATCCAAAATCTCAGCCTTTGTAAGACTTTTATGTTCTCTGTATGTCTCTGCCAGCTGTTCGTCAATCCGGTAAAGAGGATCAAAGCAGGTCATGGGATTTTGTAAAATCATCCCGATTCTTTTTCCTCTAATTTTCCGAAGCTGCTCCCTGGATTTCCCGATTAAATTTTCTCCCTGAAATATGGCTTCTCCTTCTACGGTAAAGCCCTGACCCAAAAGGCCCATTATGCCCTTTAAGCTCATACTTTTCCCGCTTCCGCTCTCTCCAAGGATACCAAGGCACTGACCTGGCATCACTTCAAAATCAATGCCGTGTACAATGGAGGTAGAATATTTTTTACTCCTGTGCTCTATAGTTAAATTGCTTACCTTTAAAACTGGTTCCATCAGATTCTAACCTCCTTTGGATCTAGGGCATCTCTTAAGGCATCCCCTAGAAGATTAAAGGCAGCCACCAGGATAACTATGGCAAGTCCTGGTGCAATCATTTGGACCGGATTGGTTGTCATGACATTCTTCGCCTCATTCAGCATTGCTCCCCATTCCGGCATGGGTGCCTGTACTCCCAGTCCTAAAAAGGACAGAGTTGATATGTTAAGAATAGCCCAGCCAATATCAAGAGTGGCAAGAACTGCCATCTCAGATGCCACACTGGGAAGAAGATGATTTAACATGATAAACCGCTCTCCGCTTCCCACACATCTGGAAAAAAGAACAAAGTTCTTATCCCTGTATTTCATAACGTTAGTACGAATCATACGGGCATACCAGGCCCATTTGATGAGTACATTTGCAAGAATTACATTTCTAACGTCAACTCCAAGAAGTGCCACTACGGCAAAAACCATGATCTGGCTGGGAAACGACATCATTACATCTACAGCTCTCATTATGATCTCATCCACAAATCCACGGAAATATCCGGCCAGAAGTCCCATGATACAGCCGATTCCTATCGTTCCTGCCATGGTTACCAGAGACAGAAAGAGTGTAGGGCGGATTCCATAAATCATTCTGGAAAAAATACATCGGCCGAGCTGGTC
It encodes the following:
- a CDS encoding ABC transporter ATP-binding protein, with translation MEPVLKVSNLTIEHRSKKYSTSIVHGIDFEVMPGQCLGILGESGSGKSMSLKGIMGLLGQGFTVEGEAIFQGENLIGKSREQLRKIRGKRIGMILQNPMTCFDPLYRIDEQLAETYREHKSLTKAEILDQSVEVLTSMRISNPREVLKKYPHQLSGGMLQRIMIGLAMSMEPDLIIADEPTTAIDAITQYEIMKEFVRIKKQSKISMIFISHDLGVISAISDQVLVLNQGSVADKGTFSRIYENPQDPYTRLLVEKKRAVMEKYHQAVRKKGGIGL
- a CDS encoding ABC transporter ATP-binding protein, with amino-acid sequence MIKAEHIYVSFKKENQTRLWGVDRQQVLTDVSFEVKKGECLGILGESGSGKSTLGRVICGLLKPDKGHLLFHGEPMGKRKKGEKKAVISVVFQDYTTSANPRFTVRGLIGEGLRARERREGISLNKEKEIDELLEFVGLCTSYKERLPHELSGGQLQRVCIARALAVNPEVILFDEAISSLDAHTQVQIMDLLKQIQKDKELTYIFITHDLTSVTYLCTHVLFLYQGQVAEMRSVEIIGQASHPYARKLLNAIFDVEAMGEEEILQQEELLCAT
- the opp1C gene encoding nickel/cobalt ABC transporter permease, with amino-acid sequence MWKRLFKNKIAVIMMALIFLVAVLGIFAPVFAPNDPYENNILQKFSGFSLTYPLGTDQLGRCIFSRMIYGIRPTLFLSLVTMAGTIGIGCIMGLLAGYFRGFVDEIIMRAVDVMMSFPSQIMVFAVVALLGVDVRNVILANVLIKWAWYARMIRTNVMKYRDKNFVLFSRCVGSGERFIMLNHLLPSVASEMAVLATLDIGWAILNISTLSFLGLGVQAPMPEWGAMLNEAKNVMTTNPVQMIAPGLAIVILVAAFNLLGDALRDALDPKEVRI